In one Lolium rigidum isolate FL_2022 chromosome 3, APGP_CSIRO_Lrig_0.1, whole genome shotgun sequence genomic region, the following are encoded:
- the LOC124703485 gene encoding protein NLP2-like — protein sequence MGEVGTPEYYRDGGSDMDLLMLSTFDGLDSFTELVAGPSFGDSILSSFSASPAQQLMHISPSSPHVNLEAQGDVSTSDGSDCSDGLASNEVKHMCTQTIPKAVYGDVTLTERMLRALSILKDASSGGAVLVQVWIPVINGDHQVLTTSDQPFLLDERLTGYREVSRQFTFSAAKGPGLFPGLPGRVFISGMPEWTSNVMYYNPSEYLRVNYAIHNEVRGSLAMPVFDPRSGSCCAVLEVVMTQEKDNFCSEMDNLSNALQSVHLSTVKARKHPQSHTRNQESVLMEILDVLRAVCHTHMLPLALAWIPVCPNSNSNVSAEYGDQPVKFGLRNKDVLCVQESACYINDMRMHDFVHACAEHPLEKGQGVAGNAILSNNPFFSSDVREYDMHDYPLAHHARKFGLHAAVAIRLRSTYTGNDDYVLEFFLPLACKVGEEQQLLLDDIAVTMQRECSSLRTVSDAELKQNAITVPSGIRCSSADVSVNSCNQIDTVSNEVKTNISLDNQIRSTVEQLVDNKYAKKFEAGTTSQSSKIRRSTEKNVRLSILQESTSHGPKIRISAEKNVSLGVLQQYFAGSLKDAAKSIGVCPTTLKRICRKHGILRWPSRKIKKVNRSLEKIQNVISSVHGVEGLIKYDPATGCLVSSVSPSEEPSMMNAEHRSSDPLPIESDLSRHKFQPDYDAYQSEHLGQAVLPEAHNGKTCEDHINLNHGGLFPNSHFDRTSAGPRCQDESNGLYLAKEMTRAIRMDDMQVERVNQKNVLWDSVSMPQQCKVEAKANTADTKVEQSLASSSSMTDCSGGGTSSDETLNIVNRTNSSIVIKATYKEDTVRLKLLASMKYQNLLNEVARRLKLSVGTFQLKYKDDEDEWVILESDADLQECLDVLDTTGSRIVKVQVRLRDVPCATGTSSASSSISGH from the exons ATGGGTGAGGTTGGGACACCAGAATATTACAGAGATGGGGGCTCGGACATGGACCTGCTCATGCTCTCAACGTTTGATGGCCTTGACAGTTTCACAGAGCTCGTCGCCGGTCCTTCGTTTGGTGACAGTATCTTGTCATCATTCAGTGCTTCGCCTGCGCAGCAGTTGATGCACATTTCACCTTCATCTCCTCATGTGAATTTGGAGGCACAAGGTGATGTTTCCACCTCTGATGGTAGTGATTGCTCAGACGGTTTAGCCTCTAATGAGGTCAAGCACATGTGCACTCAAACAATCCCCAAGGCAGTCTATGGCGACGTCACTCTGACGGAGAGGATGCTCAGGGCATTGTCCATTCTTAAAGACGCATCTAGCGGTGGAGCAGTCCTGGTGCAAGTTTGGATCCCTGTAATAAATGGAGATCATCAAGTGCTGACCACCTCTGACCAGCCTTTCTTGCTTGATGAGAGGCTGACAGGGTACAGGGAAGTCTCTAGGCAGTTCACATTCTCCGCCGCAAAAGGACCTGGTCTGTTTCCGGGATTGCCCGGGCGGGTTTTCATATCAGGTATGCCAGAGTGGACATCAAACGTCATGTACTACAACCCTTCGGAGTACTTGAGGGTGAACTATGCGATTCACAATGAAGTCCGTGGATCCCTTGCCATGCCTGTTTTCGACCCAAGAAGCGGGTCTTGCTGTGCAGTGCTTGAAGTCGTCATGACTCAGGAAAAGGATAACTTCTGTTCAGAGATGGACAATCTTTCTAATGCTTTGCAG TCTGTTCATCTGAGCACCGTGAAAGCAAGGAAACATCCTCAG AGCCATACTAGGAATCAGGAATCTGTATTGATGGAAATATTAGACGTTCTCCGAGCTGTTTGCCATACACACATGCTACCTTTGGCACTTGCATGGATTCCAGTTTGCCCCAACAGCAATTCGAATGTGTCAGCAGAGTATGGTGACCAACCTGTAAAGTTTGGTTTGAGGAACAAAGATGTCCTTTGCGTGCAAGAGTCTGCCTGTTATATTAATGACATGAGAATGCATGATTTTGTCCATGCCTGTGCTGAACATCCCCTTGAGAAAGGGCAAGGTGTTGCTGGAAATGCAATTTTATcaaataaccccttcttctcgtcTGATGTGAGAGAATACGATATGCATGATTACCCACTCGCTCATCATGCTCGTAAGTTTGGTCTTCATGCTGCTGTTGCAATAAGGCTGCGTAGCACATACACTGGAAATGACGATTATGTGCTAGAGTTTTTCCTTCCACTTGCGTGCAAAGTTGGTGAAGAACAACAGCTCTTACTCGACGACATCGCAGTGACCATGCAGAGAGAGTGCAGTAGTCTGAGAACAGTTTCAGATGCTGAACTGAAGCAAAATGCCATAACAGTGCCATCAGGAATAAGATGCTCGTCAGCTGATGTTTCTGTTAATTCCTGCAACCAAATTGATACTGTATCCAATGAAGTCAAAACAAATATATCTTTGGATAATCAGATAAGAAGCACTGTTGAGCAACTGGTGGATAACAAATATGCTAAGAAG TTCGAAGCTGGCACTACATCTCAAAGTTCTAAAATTCGCAGATCAACAGAGAAGAATGTTAGATTGAGTATCCTTCAGGAATCTACATCTCATGGACCTAAAATACGCATCTCAGCTGAGAAGAATGTCAGCTTGGGTGTCCTTCAGCAATACTTTGCTGGCAGTTTAAAAGATGCTGCAAAGAGCATTGGCG TTTGTCCTACAACACTGAAAAGGATATGCCGGAAGCATGGAATATTAAGGTGGCCATCTCGTAAGATTAAAAAGGTAAATCGGTCCCTGGAGAAGATTCAGAATGTGATAAGTTCTGTACACGGAGTCGAAGGACTAATAAAATATGATCCTGCCACTGGATGTCTTGTTTCATCGGTTTCTCCTTCTGAAGAGCCTTCGATGATGAATGCTGAACATAGAAGTTCTGATCCCCTACCCATTGAATCTGACTTGTCCAGACATAAGTTCCAACCCGATTATGATGCTTACCAAAGCGAACATCTAGGCCAAGCTGTACTCCCGGAAGCACACAATGGAAAAACGTGCGAAGATCATATTAATTTGAATCATGGAGGGTTATTTCCAAATTCACATTTTGACAGAACATCAGCAGGGCCACGGTGTCAGGATGAGTCGAATGGTTTGTATCTTGCAAAAGAAATGACCCGTGCCATCAGAATGGATGATATGCAGGTAGAGAGAGtgaatcagaaaaatgtgctatgGGATTCTGTTTCTATGCCACAACAATGCAAAGTAGAGGCAAAAGCAAACACGGCTGATACGAAGGTTGAGCAAAGCCTGGCATCTTCTTCCAGTATGACAGATTGTTCCGGTGGCGGTACATCAAGTGATGAAACTTTGAACATAGTTAACAGAACCAATTCGAGCATAGTCATCAAGGCCACTTACAAGGAGGATACTGTAAGGTTAAAATTACTAGCATCTATGAAATACCAGAATCTGCTCAATGAGGTCGCGAGGAGGCTGAAACTATCAGTTGGCACATTTCAGCTCAAATACAAGGATGATGAGGATGAATGGGTGATTTTAGAAAGTGATGCTGATCTCCAGGAATGCCTTGATGTGTTGGACACCACCGGGTCACGTATTGTAAAAGTTCAAGTAAGACTACGAGATGTTCCATGTGCTACTGGAACTTCTTCGGCTAGTAGCTCCATATCGGGTCACTAA